In the genome of Blastopirellula marina, one region contains:
- a CDS encoding quinol:cytochrome C oxidoreductase: MGGHHKPTITVTDDESIRLNPAWQSVRVVALGAGVVFLLLAMALGLMQEDKSYFFHSFLTSFVYFLSISLGALFFVPIHFLARAGWNVVVRRVAELMMQNLIPMSILFLVILLPVLFGSHSLFDWNNPELTVPGGEHYDQLIAHKSPYLNWGFFAIRAVLYFAAWIGIARYFYTNSLKQDGTGDKQITLNLQKNSSIAVIVFALTVTFASFDWLMSLDPHWFSTIFGVYFFAGCAVSFFAAITLILFLLQSDGKLVGIVTKEHYHDLGKYTFGFTLFWGYIAFSQYLLIWYANIPEETEWYLRRQEHGWAYVAIFLLFGQFFIPFFGVMSRHVRRNKYILSGWAVFILVMHYVDLYYIIMPQVGAADGPPTFGLTDVCCLLGIGGVYISSLIWFATDKPLVPIKDPRLDESLALQNH; the protein is encoded by the coding sequence ATGGGCGGTCACCATAAACCTACGATCACCGTGACGGATGATGAATCGATCCGCCTCAATCCGGCTTGGCAGTCGGTGCGGGTCGTCGCGCTCGGCGCTGGAGTCGTGTTCTTGCTTCTGGCCATGGCTCTTGGCCTGATGCAGGAAGATAAGTCTTACTTCTTCCATTCGTTCCTCACGAGCTTCGTTTACTTCCTGAGCATTTCGCTGGGTGCGTTGTTTTTCGTGCCGATCCACTTCCTCGCCCGCGCAGGTTGGAACGTTGTCGTTCGTCGTGTGGCTGAGTTGATGATGCAAAACCTGATTCCGATGTCGATCTTATTTCTCGTCATCCTCCTTCCGGTTTTGTTTGGCAGCCACTCGTTGTTCGACTGGAACAATCCCGAACTCACCGTCCCCGGTGGCGAACATTACGATCAACTGATCGCCCACAAATCTCCCTACTTGAACTGGGGATTCTTCGCCATTCGTGCCGTACTTTACTTCGCGGCATGGATTGGGATCGCTCGTTACTTCTACACCAACTCGCTAAAACAAGATGGTACGGGTGACAAGCAGATCACCTTGAACCTGCAAAAGAACAGCTCAATTGCGGTCATCGTGTTCGCCCTCACGGTCACGTTCGCCTCGTTCGACTGGTTGATGTCGCTCGATCCGCATTGGTTCAGCACCATCTTCGGTGTTTACTTCTTCGCTGGTTGTGCGGTTAGCTTTTTTGCAGCGATCACGTTGATCCTGTTCCTCCTGCAAAGCGACGGAAAGCTTGTTGGCATCGTCACGAAGGAACATTACCACGACCTTGGTAAGTACACGTTCGGCTTCACGCTGTTCTGGGGCTATATCGCTTTCAGTCAGTACTTGCTGATCTGGTACGCCAACATCCCTGAAGAAACTGAATGGTATCTGCGTCGGCAGGAACATGGTTGGGCATACGTCGCCATCTTTTTGCTTTTCGGCCAGTTCTTCATACCATTCTTTGGTGTCATGTCGCGACATGTCCGTCGCAACAAGTACATCCTTTCGGGCTGGGCCGTTTTCATCCTCGTGATGCACTACGTTGACCTGTATTACATCATCATGCCACAAGTTGGTGCCGCAGACGGACCACCGACCTTCGGTTTGACGGATGTCTGCTGTTTGCTGGGAATTGGCGGTGTCTACATTAGCTCGCTAATTTGGTTTGCCACGGATAAGCCGCTCGTTCCGATCAAAGATCCCCGATTGGACGAATCGTTGGCCCTTCAAAATCATTAA
- a CDS encoding quinol:electron acceptor oxidoreductase subunit ActD: MAQESNNSDQKLIGLMAQFDDPDSLLVACEKVRKAGYTKTDAFTPFPLHGIDEALGIKPTILPWIVLSLGIIGGTAGLALQYYTNAFDYPFMISAKPTFSLPANIPVIFELVILHAAIAVFIGMLALNRLPTFSNPLFRVPEFARATDDKFFLTVDINDPSYKPNKTRELFDGFRGQTAVLEVYEDPSEANLPPVIKIVGLCAIVIALIPPLLLWKAYNSTSTVPRINPIRDMDVQLRADTQTTMPSDIFADGRAMRPRIPGTVSRSDSLDTEFVTGIAADSDEQNVVFLQEEDKPAEPAAEEPAEEKPAEEAAEQPMAEAPADGQAPAAAPAEENEPNWVKIAPIKVTQSTVERGQKRYNIYCSVCHGLAGDGDGLVSQRAIEREQPTWVPPTNLHTDYLLTQPDGKIFNTITHGIRKMKGYGDQIPPEDRWAIVTYIRALQKTRTGTESEIPAVELKELEIKGQ; encoded by the coding sequence ATGGCACAAGAATCGAACAACTCGGACCAAAAGCTGATCGGGCTGATGGCACAGTTCGACGACCCCGACTCATTGTTGGTGGCGTGCGAAAAAGTGCGTAAGGCGGGCTACACGAAAACCGACGCCTTCACCCCGTTCCCGCTTCATGGGATCGACGAAGCACTGGGCATCAAGCCAACCATCCTGCCTTGGATTGTGTTGTCCTTGGGTATCATCGGTGGAACCGCTGGTCTTGCTCTGCAGTACTATACCAACGCCTTCGATTATCCATTCATGATCTCGGCCAAGCCTACTTTCAGCTTGCCTGCGAACATTCCGGTGATCTTCGAGTTGGTGATTCTGCATGCCGCCATCGCCGTATTCATCGGCATGTTGGCACTCAACCGCTTGCCAACGTTCTCGAATCCGCTATTCCGCGTGCCGGAATTCGCCCGAGCTACCGACGACAAGTTCTTCTTGACCGTCGACATCAACGATCCATCGTACAAGCCCAACAAGACTCGTGAATTGTTTGATGGCTTCCGCGGTCAAACAGCCGTACTCGAAGTCTACGAAGACCCAAGCGAAGCCAACCTTCCTCCGGTCATCAAGATCGTGGGCCTGTGTGCGATCGTCATCGCCTTGATTCCGCCACTGCTCCTGTGGAAAGCTTACAACTCCACCTCAACGGTGCCACGGATCAATCCGATTCGCGACATGGACGTTCAGCTTCGTGCGGATACCCAAACCACGATGCCTTCGGACATCTTCGCAGATGGCCGTGCCATGCGGCCTCGAATTCCTGGCACCGTGTCGCGCAGCGATTCGTTGGATACGGAATTCGTGACTGGTATCGCGGCTGATTCAGACGAACAGAACGTCGTCTTCCTTCAGGAAGAAGACAAACCAGCGGAACCTGCTGCGGAAGAACCCGCAGAAGAGAAGCCTGCGGAGGAAGCAGCGGAACAACCGATGGCCGAAGCCCCTGCGGACGGCCAGGCCCCTGCCGCTGCCCCAGCTGAAGAAAACGAACCCAACTGGGTAAAGATTGCCCCGATTAAAGTCACACAATCGACCGTCGAACGTGGTCAGAAGCGGTACAACATTTACTGCTCGGTCTGTCACGGCTTGGCTGGAGACGGAGATGGCTTGGTTTCGCAGCGAGCAATCGAACGCGAACAACCCACCTGGGTTCCTCCAACGAACTTGCATACCGATTACCTTCTGACGCAACCAGATGGCAAGATCTTCAACACCATTACTCACGGCATCCGCAAGATGAAGGGTTATGGCGATCAGATTCCGCCGGAAGATCGTTGGGCAATCGTCACCTACATTCGAGCTCTGCAGAAGACGCGAACGGGCACGGAGAGTGAAATTCCTGCCGTCGAGTTGAAAGAATTGGAAATTAAGGGTCAGTAA